aattttatatccatatttgagttatTTTATTAGGGGTTATTTCATTTTCGCTTTGGGGTTTATATCATTGGGGATAAATTGGTAGTGCCAGTATTTCACCCCGATAAATGTATGCAATTACTTATATTCGTATCAAAACTTCAAAATCTTCAATGCCGATCACCTTACCACCATATGGTGCAATCAAAGCTTTGTGTGCCAATGATACAAGCCCCACACACAGCACATCATCGTGGTAGCCCCTACCGACAAATAGAATGTCGCCATCCATTGTGTAACCCGTATATACAGCTTTGTCATAAACATCTTCAGATGTTGCCTTCTGCCAAATGTAGTTATCGCCACGCAAGACATGGACCATTGTGACTTTGTGTTCGGGACCATCCTGGCAAATTATAGCTTCTTCCCGGTCGGGAATAAACTTGACGGGGTACATAAGCTCCTGAAAAAACCAACGAGCCACATACATTTTACTATAATCCCTATCCTCGCCCACCTCAACAGCATcgggaaaaatatcagcattggtGGCCATTAACTTCCAATTATCAAACTTTCTTAGGTATAAAACCTCATAACTTTGTAGTTTTATCTCTTTACGCTTATGTGGTATGTATATACATTTTTCAGAGGGCTGTATTGTACCCACCATTAGAGTGCCTTCGTATTGGGCTCTTCCAACATAGAGCCATTCCCTTTCCAAACTTTTGTCCTCCCTTCTTCGTTTCATGGTTCTGCCAGTTCTCACTGCGTTGTCGGGTACCTCACCGTCTTGGCATTGTTGCCAAGCATAGTCGACACCTACAAGGTACTCGTATTCGATTTTTCCATGGGCAGATCCATCCCATGTCACAATTCCATAATCTATGCTCTTGTAAACCGATGCTGGTATTAATTTGTCCAAATGCTTGGCACGCCCAAcataaattttgttattgttgtcatcGTATCCTGCCTCTATGGAAAAACGAGGAAAAGGCTTAGAAGAAGGTACCCAGAAGGGGACTAGTCAATAGTATGAAAtaaattagtaaaattttccacagaagTTATAACTGAAGTCTTACTCATTGTAAGCTAATCGAGGTTGGACGTTTAAACCGATTGGTTATTCTCAATAGATTAGCCATTGGCATCTTTGAACATCACACTTAAGTACTTTATTTGTATTTTAGTAATGGCTCATTGGAAAACCCTTTTGGTTGTAATGTGaccatgtattttattttaagaagtagaaataaataatttttt
The genomic region above belongs to Stomoxys calcitrans chromosome 5, idStoCalc2.1, whole genome shotgun sequence and contains:
- the LOC106081510 gene encoding uncharacterized protein LOC106081510 gives rise to the protein MIPFWVPSSKPFPRFSIEAGYDDNNNKIYVGRAKHLDKLIPASVYKSIDYGIVTWDGSAHGKIEYEYLVGVDYAWQQCQDGEVPDNAVRTGRTMKRRREDKSLEREWLYVGRAQYEGTLMVGTIQPSEKCIYIPHKRKEIKLQSYEVLYLRKFDNWKLMATNADIFPDAVEVGEDRDYSKMYVARWFFQELMYPVKFIPDREEAIICQDGPEHKVTMVHVLRGDNYIWQKATSEDVYDKAVYTGYTMDGDILFVGRGYHDDVLCVGLVSLAHKALIAPYGGKVIGIEDFEVLIRI